The Quercus robur chromosome 7, dhQueRobu3.1, whole genome shotgun sequence genome has a segment encoding these proteins:
- the LOC126692386 gene encoding uncharacterized protein LOC126692386, producing MDNVHDDYGEYFVREMNTVEESKARVSRLLQEFELSIGAETNQELQNTPMDRVGWVKLLVKEMKNASNEDDAIARVSRLLEAFESSIRASANTEINQMVELGQTLLQECIILRQSLAIQQELQKKCEERKLELQHVKQLVTQYQIGQRTLKEREALLRAAYEREQQVGSYFLNQMSNIEEKMIDLSTLLSDLPAL from the exons ATGGACAATGTACATGATGACTATGGTGAGTACTTTGTTAGAGAAATGAATACTGTAGAAGAATCTAAAGCTCGTGTTTCAAGATTGCTTCAGGAGTTCGAGTTATCCATTGGTGCTGAGACTAACCAG GAGTTACAGAATACTCCCATGGACCGTGTTGGCTGGGTGAAGCTCTTGGttaaagaaatgaagaatgcCTCCAATGAAGATGATGCTATTGCTCGTGTTTCAAGACTGTTGGAGGCTTTTGAGTCATCCATCCGTGCAAGTGCAAACACTGAGATTAACCAG ATGGTGGAACTAGGACAAACTCTCTTGCAGGAATGTATAATTCTCAGGCAGTCATTGGCTATCCAACAAGAACTTCAGAAAAAGTGTGAAGAACGGAAATTGGAGTTGCAACATGTGAAGCAACTGGTGACTCAGTACCAAATTGGGCAGAGAACATTAAAG GAAAGAGAAGCACTTCTTCGGGCAGCATATGAACGTGAGCAACAAGTGGGGTCCTATTTCCTGAATCAGATGAGTAATATAGAG GAGAAGATGATTGATTTGTCCACTTTGCTAAGCGACCTCCCAGCACTCTGA